One segment of Mycolicibacterium baixiangningiae DNA contains the following:
- a CDS encoding polyprenol monophosphomannose synthase: MTDTAAKSQRPVRPSRRTLVIIPTYNERENLPLIVNRVRKACPQVHILVVDDGSPDGTGRLADELALADPDRVHVMHRTSKDGLGAAYLAGFAWGLSREYSVLVEMDADGSHAPEQLHRLLDAVDAGADLAIGSRYVPGGTIRNWPRRRYALSKTANTYARVLLGVDVHDITAGYRAYRREVLEEIDLSAIDSKGYCFQIDLTWRSINNGFVVVEVPITFSERELGQSKMSGSNIREALLKVADWGIRGRFDRARGLEYRR; this comes from the coding sequence ATGACCGACACTGCGGCGAAATCGCAGCGCCCCGTCCGCCCGAGTCGGCGGACGCTGGTCATCATCCCCACCTACAACGAGCGGGAGAACCTGCCGTTGATCGTGAACCGGGTGCGCAAAGCGTGCCCGCAGGTGCACATCCTCGTGGTCGACGACGGCAGCCCCGACGGCACGGGCCGGCTCGCCGACGAGCTGGCGCTGGCCGACCCGGACCGGGTGCACGTCATGCACCGCACCAGCAAGGACGGTCTGGGGGCGGCCTATCTGGCCGGCTTCGCGTGGGGCCTGAGCCGCGAGTACTCGGTGCTGGTCGAGATGGACGCCGACGGCAGCCATGCACCTGAACAGCTGCACCGGCTGCTCGACGCCGTCGACGCGGGGGCGGACCTGGCGATCGGATCGCGGTACGTCCCGGGTGGGACGATCAGGAACTGGCCGCGCCGCCGCTACGCACTGTCGAAGACCGCCAACACCTACGCCAGGGTGCTGCTCGGCGTCGACGTCCACGACATCACCGCCGGGTACCGCGCCTACCGGCGTGAGGTGCTCGAGGAGATCGACCTGTCGGCGATCGACTCGAAGGGCTACTGCTTCCAGATCGATCTGACCTGGCGGAGCATCAACAACGGCTTCGTTGTCGTCGAGGTGCCGATCACCTTCAGTGAGCGTGAACTCGGGCAGTCGAAGATGAGCGGGTCGAACATCCGCGAAGCCCTGCTCAAGGTGGCGGATTGGGGAATCCGCGGGCGCTTCGACCGCGCCCGCGGACTCGAATACCGGCGCTAG
- the rbpA gene encoding RNA polymerase-binding protein RbpA — translation MADRVLRGSRLGAVSYETDRNHDLAPRQVARYRTDNGEEFDVPFADDAEIPGTWLCRNGLEGTLIEGDVPEPKKVKPPRTHWDMLLERRSVEELEELLKERLDLIKTKRRGS, via the coding sequence CAGTCGCCTCGGAGCTGTGAGCTACGAGACCGACCGCAACCACGACCTGGCGCCGCGTCAGGTCGCTCGCTACCGCACCGACAACGGCGAAGAGTTCGACGTCCCGTTCGCCGACGACGCCGAGATCCCGGGCACCTGGCTGTGCCGCAACGGCCTGGAAGGCACCCTCATCGAGGGTGACGTCCCGGAGCCGAAGAAGGTCAAGCCGCCGCGTACCCACTGGGACATGCTGTTGGAGCGCCGTTCAGTCGAGGAACTCGAGGAGTTGCTCAAGGAGCGCCTCGATCTGATCAAGACGAAGCGACGCGGTAGCTGA